The Psychroflexus sp. ALD_RP9 region ATGATTTAGTTGATGAATTTGACGCTTACAGAGCGAAAATGAACGATAAAATTCTTAAGGACAACAATAAAGTCTTAAAACGAATTTTTAATTTAGATACCAATTCTTTTGCTGAAGGTGCTTTAGATAAAAAAACTAAAGAACTGCTTGGCCTTGTAGCATCTCTAGTGTTGAGGTGTGATGATTGTGTAAAATACCATCTAGAGTCATCTTACAAATCTGGTTTTTCAAAAGAGCAAGTAGTTGAAGCTTTAAGTATTGGAACTTTAGTTGGAGGTACAATTGTCATTCCACATCTTAGACGTGCTTATGAATATTGGGATGCCATAGAAGATAAATTTGGTCAAAACGAATAAGATGAAAAATTTAATTCCATTAATAGTTAGATTTATAATTTATGCCATAAGTATGCTTTGCGTAGCCTTAATCATACGTCACGATTTTAAAGATGCATTAATCTTAGAAGATTCAGCCATCGAAATTGCTCAAGAAACATCTTTAGCAATTTCAATATTACTTTTAGCTTACTTTGGCAAAACATTTAAAGCTTTTAAAATTTTTAACCTATCGCTAGCAGGTGTTTTAGCTGTTCATTTTGTTCGAGAATTCGATTTCTGGCTTAATTATAATCTTTTTGATAATTCTTGGCAGGTTTTTGCTGCTGTATTTGTTTTGTTAACCTTATACTTAATGTTTAAGAACTTTAAGCGATTTGTGGCTGAATTAGCTGAGTTATCTAAAACTTATTCATTTGCCATTTTTTTAATCGGTTTTGTCATGTTGCACGTTTTTTCAAGATTATTTGGTAGTAAAAAGATATGGAATTGGTTGTTAGAGCCAATGCATAACAGCTATATTAGTATAGAAAATGGTGAAAAATCAATTAGTTTAATCGATTTTGTGTATCCTGTTAAAACAGGCGGACAAGAAGGTATTGAACTTTTAGCCTATGCAATTATGTTTATCGGTGTGGTTGAAATATGTTTATACACTGTAAAAATTAGTAAACGCCATCAAAATTAATAGTTATGTCTCAAGAAGTTTCCACTTTAAAAGCCCAAAACCTTATTAAATCTTATAAAGGCGTAAATGTTGTAAAAGGTGTTTCGTTAGAAGTAAGTCAAGGTGAAATTGTTGGTTTATTAGGCCCTAATGGTGCAGGGAAAACAACATCATTTTATATGATTGTTGGCTTAATTAAGCCTAATGGAGGAAATATTTTCTTGAATGACACCAATATTACAAAATTTCCGATGTACAAACGTGCACAAAATGGAATTGGATACCTAGCGCAAGAAGCTTCAATTTTTAGGAAATTAAGTATTGAAGACAACATCATGAGCGTTCTTGAGCTGACCAGTTTAAATAAGCAAGAACGCGAAGAAAAAATGGAAAGTTTAATAGATGAATTTGGACTTAACCATATCAGAACAAACCGAGGTGATTTGCTCTCTGGAGGCGAACGTCGCCGAACTGAAATTGCTCGTGCTTTAGCAACTGATCCAAAATTTATTTTATTAGATGAACCCTTTGCTGGTGTAGATCCTGTTGCAGTTGAAGATATTCAGAAAATTGTTGCTCAGCTTAAAAATAAAAATATTGGTATTTTAATTACCGATCATAATGTGCAAGAAACACTTGCTATTACAGATCATACCTATTTAATGTTTGAAGGCAAAATTTTAAAACACGGTATTCCTGAAGAGCTTGCTGAAGACGAAATGGTTCGTAAAGTTTATTTAGGGCAAAACTTCGAACTTAGAAAGAAAAAACTTTTTAAAGACTAAGTTTTTTTCTTTTGTTTTTTAGCCGCTGGAAACAAGATATTATTTAAAATCAAACGGTAACCAGGTGAGTTAGGATGTAGCTTAAGTTCAGTTTTTGGGTCACCGACCATATGTCTGTAATCTTCAGGA contains the following coding sequences:
- a CDS encoding carboxymuconolactone decarboxylase family protein, which codes for MNDLVDEFDAYRAKMNDKILKDNNKVLKRIFNLDTNSFAEGALDKKTKELLGLVASLVLRCDDCVKYHLESSYKSGFSKEQVVEALSIGTLVGGTIVIPHLRRAYEYWDAIEDKFGQNE
- the lptB gene encoding LPS export ABC transporter ATP-binding protein; protein product: MSQEVSTLKAQNLIKSYKGVNVVKGVSLEVSQGEIVGLLGPNGAGKTTSFYMIVGLIKPNGGNIFLNDTNITKFPMYKRAQNGIGYLAQEASIFRKLSIEDNIMSVLELTSLNKQEREEKMESLIDEFGLNHIRTNRGDLLSGGERRRTEIARALATDPKFILLDEPFAGVDPVAVEDIQKIVAQLKNKNIGILITDHNVQETLAITDHTYLMFEGKILKHGIPEELAEDEMVRKVYLGQNFELRKKKLFKD